In Nematostella vectensis chromosome 3, jaNemVect1.1, whole genome shotgun sequence, the genomic window AGAAGAATAATTTCTAAACACAtctttcaaagaaaataatacaaaagGCCAGAATTTTTCTGCAATTTTTCACTGCAAAGTCGTTATTTATCGTTCTTCCAGGGTGCTGACAAATGGTTGGTCGGTCCCCTGAGCATGGTCGGGGCCTGGACACAATACAGAATACAATGGTCTCAGCAGTTGCCATGGCATTGCATTCTTCTTTATTGTGTCCAGGCTACTATGCCACAtgctgatacatggaattgcttgctacacaagAGAAAGAGTCTCAAGCAAGAAACTGACATGACatttcagggccgtagcaggcctcgaaatattagAGGggagcacaatacagaaacattaagaaaataatggggggcacagccacgcccctactggtcatttccttataaggtTTGATAATATTAGTGGGGGCACGTGTACCCATTAGCCTACAAGCAAATACATATGCAGGAGTTGCCGTGATCTGCTGCTTAGAAGGGgaaatttggtaaaaaaaactagcCCCTTTGGATAGAACTTTGGAAAATAACTAAAATACGAAATTTTTTGGTAAATGAAAGACTTTCTGTACACCCattgccccaccccctgctacagccctgTATTTGTGACACTATTCACTTGTCCCAAACCCCAAGGGTGGAGACAAGTCTTAGAGTAAAAAACGGTCAATTCCCCTACCCCCTCGAGACATATTCTCGTTCGaaagtgctctaaaccccCACGTTGACCACACACTTTCCCGGGACCAAATGACTAGTGTATTATTGGGATCCTCCAGGTCTATTTCCATCATACAATGTGCACTCCTTGAAGGTTTCGAAGAGAGGGCCAGCAAACATGCCTCTCCCACAATATTTGACAACTTTTTTCACCGCAAAGCCAAGCAAATTAATTCCAGGTCAAatagacccagaatagcagtgtaaacaattttgagtcaatttggtttcaggaAAGAAATCATTTAGGGGATATGTGTTGATTCATTTGAAGCCAAACTAGAAAAAAATCCCCATGAATCCAaatttgcttgcaaatatccataagcacagcactcaattatTCCCCAATCCTCAGTCACTCTCCCAATCTGCAAATAGCTGTGGTTTTGGTAAAAAGAAACTGCTGACTAGCTACAGCAGTGTTTCACTTGAAAGGGCTGCATAAAGCTAAAAATTGGGGGAGGTATCTGCACCCCTGCTGGGTACGAGCCTGGATCTGATCCACAAATTCAGGTTTTGCTGTGCTGCCtctaaatttttttatttaaatttcaGAAAAAAGAGCAAAACTTGCTAAGCTTCAAAAAGaggagagaaagaaaaaagctgATTTTAGAGAAAAAGTAAGTCACATGCTACAGTATTTATCCTTTTCTACACTATTCCTATGCGAGGAATGGATTTGAATTTCCAGCATAACCAAGCATCCATCTTTAATGTGAGGAAAAACACTGACaattaaaaatcaaatttaaattgtagatatttttcaaataatttattAAGTAAGTCAGATGAAATTCAATGTACCTGTTATCTGTCACACAAAGGACGGGGTACTTAGACATTTATATACAAGTGCTCCTCAAGAACCATTCATTGGCATTTCTATTCATCATTTATTATTAGTTTCTCTATTCTATTCCATTCCCATCTACAATAATCCCAGTGTTTTTCTCATTCTCACAAAAGTTTCTTGTTCTGTTTTAGGTTGAAAAAGACGTAAATAAATTTATTAATGATGCAAAGCGAACTAGGCTCAAGTTTCCCCCAATGAACAAAGTCCAGAGGAGTATTGTGTATgttaaaaggtttttttcttctttaaatTTGCATTTGGGTTTTTGAGCTTGAGAGTGCATCGGCTGGGTCAATGTTAAAATATGAGAGGCCTCACCTTCACTTTGTCATTTATATGTCAATGCAAGATCCTTTTATTTGTCAAAAGGAATACATTTAAAGTAttgaaacatatttttttacaccTTCTACACTATCATGATTTTTGGGGGCTGCTTTTTTTGCCGGagggtacaaaatgcaggttgGATGCAGGTtgagtacaaaatgcaggtcgggttttttttttgctttctctATTTCGTTCAATTTCTATGGCTCACAAGATgcgttaaaatattgaatactcAGATTCATTTTAATTACTAAGCAATCACATGACCGTGGGAATAATACGAATATCTCACCAGCGATTTGCTGCACATTAGCCAAACTTGGgtcaagtaatgtataacggtagatggACAAGTGACAAAAAGTTATTTAGGTTGTGATGCCACAGATCATGTAACcttggaaaaaaatacaaatatccaGCCAGCGATTTGCTGCACATAAACCAAACTTCGGTTAAGTAAAGTATAAcatataaattattattattattgtatgAGCAAGTTTGTATTCAAATAACAAGAttgtatttaataataatagacaAGTACTATAAGATGCTGTTTTAAATCAACTACACTTGGGCTTTATTGACTTTAGCCATTCAATTATAAATGCATaactaaaaataattatattactgtaataatgaaaattatttttaaaaattgaatTAACTCCAAAATGTGCGGACTATATCTTTTGAATAAATGGTTCACTTTCTAGTATAGAGCCTTTTTCAATCCAATGGACAGCAGGGACGGATCCAGACATTTTCGAAGGTTATATGaatgttatacattacttgacTGAAGTTTGGTTGATGTGCAGCAAATTGCTGGCGAGATATTCTTATTATTCACATGGCCAAGTGGTCTTTgacgtatatatatataatgcgtgagtgcaggtgttcatataacagtgctcaatacataggtgtagagcgggatatatcttggtttgtaggaaaaaaacacgcgaactaccgtttcatttctacaagcctgtttcgtggttgcccacgtCGACGTGACAATGGGAAGCTACGACGGCGCTGAAACATGCGAACTTGTAGGCAACTTCCTCCTCTCCCAACTCCAAGACCTTAACATGAACGTAGGACTCTACCGCGACGACGGACTAGCCATCACAAGCGCCACAcctaaaaacacagaaaatatcaagaaagaactatgccgcatcttcaacaacaacggatTGCGAATTACCATAGAAGCCAACAAGCGAGTAGTCAACTTCCTAGATGTCACATTCGACCTGAACCGCAACACCTACCAGCCTTTCACCAAACCGAACGCCCCACTACAGTACGTCCACCGCGATAGCAACCACCCACCTACCATCACAAAGAATGTCCCTGCCAGTATCAACAAACGCTTATCTACACTATCATCAGACAAAGAAACCTTCGGCCAAGCCGCCCCGCCATACCAAAAAGCACTCGACGAAAGTGGATATAACTACACGCTGCACTACGAACCAAACACCACAAGCAAAGACAAGAACCGCCAGCGCAACAACATCATCTGGTAcaaccccccttttagcaagaACACAAGCACCAACATTGGCCACAGATTCCACTCACtcatagacaagcacttccctaaagaccacaaactcagaaaaatcttcaaccggaacacaatcaaaatcagttatagCTGCATGAGCAACACCAAGCAGATAATTGACAGCCACAACATACGCATAATCGCCTCATCAATAACAACCGAAGACGCCCCTACCTCCCTCGCCACCgccaataacaaaacatgcaacTGCAGACGAAAGAACGCGTGCCCCCTTGACTGAAACTGCCTCCaatcatctgttatctaccaagctactgtaaaaagaaaggacaacaacacctccaAACCTACATAGGACTAACCGAGAATGAATTCAAGACAAGATATATAAACTGTTGAGTATGTAGGAAGGTGTTAATGAACCTTTATTTAGCATATAATCAACGAGCCTATTCATACAACTGGAGAACACTCTGGCCGGCTGAGTAACCGCGCTTccgcacagggtacccaacgtGTGTACACAACATATATAACATTTCCCCCTCTTCTAAGGAAGCTGTGGGGTCGGGGGTAGCCTAACTAACGACGTAACGTGTCTGATTATAAGTTCAGCCTGTCTGGCGCTATGCCCTTGTTCGCGCGTGACGATCTCCTAGGCATGTCCGGCTCTCCCGCATCCTCGGGAACTTCCTCACTGATCGTCGGTGGATTTTGCTGTCTTGTTGTTTGAGGGGgatttaatgtttctgtagcGTCGCCATCTTCCTCTGTGCAGCTGAGTGGCTCAGCTGCTGGCGTGGTCATCGGAAGTAGCTGGTGATCTCGGTGAGACATGCTATCTTGATAAGGAGGTGCAGTTCTTTCGCAGAGCTGGTCTGCATGACGTCGAACGTGTTGTTGGGGGAACTTGTCTGGCTGTACTTCGTACATCACATTCCCGATCTTTGTTGTTACGCACCCTGGGGACCACTTCCCCCCAGAGACGCTGAAGTCTCAATACCATACCTTGTGGCCAATGGTAAAGCATCGTGACGGTTGTGATTTTGCAGGTGCCGTCTTAGGAGATGCTGGTCTGTATGGTGACAACAAATCTAAACGTGTGCGCAGGTTTCTTCCCAACATCAGTTTGGCCGGTGTTTGCTGGGTAGTTGCATTAGAGGTGTTGCGCTGTTTCAAGAGGAAGTCTGCAATGATCTGCGATGGAGGACCCTGCCCGGCTTCGTATGCCAACTTGAAGGTTTGGACGAATCTTTCAGCCTGGCCGTTGCTCTTTGGGTGGTACGGTGCTGTAGTGGTGTGTTTAATGCCATTCTGCTTCATGAACTTGTCAAAAGCTTCTTCGCCCTATTTTcatgttaattttatacatagatagtatataagtgatggtagtaatatattcttaataaatctcctgatgagtgggcaaccacgaaacaggcttgtagagatgaaacggtagttcgcgtgttttttttcctacaaaccaaaatatatcccgctctacacctatctattgagcactgttatatgaacgcctgcactcatgcattatatatatatatatatatatatatatatatatatatatggagtTTCTAATATTGTACCTAACCACTGTCATTTATTTACGATACACTTTTTCAACAGCCATGATGTTGCTGAGATAGGTGGTCTGACAACCTTTTCATTTGGTGAAGATGAAGTTGACAGATATGTCATGCTCTTTAAAAAGGTGTGTGATATActttatattgataaattgAAGTGTTCAGTTCTGGTGTTCTGTATATTAACAAGTCTATGTCTCACAGGAATCCCCTCCACCTGATGAGGAGCTGGAGGCCTACAGAAATGGAGAGGTGTTGTATGTTGTCTTAGGAATGTTACATATGAACCATCTTATGCACATATCAATGTCAGCTCAAACCTCAGGCTTGCCTTGGGCCTGTCAACACTGGGCACTAAAATAAGTGCCAACATGTAGTTGCAAATTTTCAATAAAGTTGTTTTTTGGAAAGTGAATGCTATTtgtaaaaagaataaaattttAGGCTGAACATAAGTTGATGTTATTAGATCAGATCTTTATGAGTTCCCCtttccaagaaaaaaataggaaaaggGAGATATGTAGTGGACTAGACATGGATTTTGCTGCAATGCATCATTTGGTCAGTGCTTGAAAATTCTGGGTTCTCTTTGCAATGAAAGCACTGCTCTTTTGCCCTTGAGCTCTTATATcaacatatttttgtttgttttctgctTATGGCATTATATTTGTCGGTGCTGCTCTGTTACTGCACTGTTTCTACTCATGGCAGTATATATTTGTCTTTAGCTGTTTTGGGACTGCCCTATCTTTTTTCTAGGCATTATTTTGTCTGTGCAGTTTTTTGACAATTTCTAGCTCATGGTAATATTATTGATTTTGCAATGTTTCTAGGAGTATGATCCAGAGGTGGctaagaagaagaagaaagccCAGGTAAATATTTAGTTTCTGTTGGGATTGCTGCttgtgtgcgtgtgtgtgtgaaTGGGGGGATTTTTCTTACATATAGTGCATTGAGCTCAATTGTACTACTTTATTCTGTGAGGTAGGAGAAGTTTTTAGTAACCCTCAGAacaattttctaatgaattgGAACCTTGATAAAACGATTTGCTAACATGAACTACTAAAGGGGTTCCATTATACACCGTGAATTTATGAACTCTGAGAAAAAATGCTTTATTTGGTTTATTTGTTAAAACAGGTCTCAAGTTTACAAACATCTGAGGAAAGTGCTACCAATATGTTTGCATCAGGTGCGCCGTATTGGCCTGCTAGCAAAGCCCCCAAAGGTCCTGGGACTTCTGCTGGTACATTCTATAAGGACAAATACAAGCATTTGCTAGGTGAATCAAGTGGAAAGGCCGCTGCTACCACTACCAAGAGTAACACATCTTATGGAGTAGGTCAGTACTCACTGCTTTGATTTCATTTATGAATGGTAAAGTGCAAATAAAAGTTATGATAATGTGTTCCATATTAATATACAGTAGCAAAAATTAGCACAAAGAGACATAATAGAATCCACTTCGCAAGTGACTGATCAAATTGTGAGAATAGAATGTGCACTGTTTAATGCAGTTTGTAATCTGAAGGGTTTGTATGTAGTTATGAATTCTACTGGTACCTAAAAAGAAAAGTGTCACTGAGCAATGTTTAACTCTTTGACCCTGAAAAAATGGAGATATGAGGAAACTGAATTTGCTTCACTTGTAAAAAACATTGAGGGATGGGGTAGAGCTGAGGTCACAGGGATCAATCTACCTCTCTCCACCCTTCTGATTTAGGTTGCAGATATAGTTTTGTATCTTATTTTTAGGCATGAGTAGACAACAGTCTTTTATTTGCCCCAAGCTTACAAAAATACTCTAaaatcaaataacaaaataactgTTTAAGGGGTACTGGCATACTGTAAGTGAAATAACTGAAGGGTTATCAAGAACAGATTTCAAAATAAGTGCATTATGCAGTAGGTCAGGACACACACagattaaacaaaacaaaaagtataAAGTGGAAGTTTATATACAATAATGGTATTTGAGCATCAAAACTGTTCCAAGAAATTATATTTTAGTTTCCCTTAACAGGGAAATAAGAATCCTTTATCATCTAAGCATTTTCATGTGATGGGACcttgaaaacaaatacaaaaaattCCATAATTAGTTCTAGCTTTTGGAAGATAATAAAAGGTCTAGTGTTGTAGCCATGCACCTTAAAGAAGTTTCATGAGGCTATTAGCAATAAGTCCTTGtggtatttatacatcagaaTTGCAATATGTAACATAACAAGATCAAAGAATTTAGAAAGATTTTAAGTGAATTTTGAACAAAGGGCTTGAGGAATGGTCAAGTATAGAAAAAGTTATAATACATGTACTTGTCTTTACCTTTTCTTTCAGTTCCAAGCGAGAATAAACGTGACCTACGTTCTATTGAGGAGACCCTCA contains:
- the LOC5510064 gene encoding sperm-associated antigen 7 homolog, which gives rise to MDLLGSILNSMDAPPKTEDSKAREKRAKLAKLQKEERKKKADFREKVEKDVNKFINDAKRTRLKFPPMNKVQRSIVHDVAEIGGLTTFSFGEDEVDRYVMLFKKESPPPDEELEAYRNGEEYDPEVAKKKKKAQVSSLQTSEESATNMFASGAPYWPASKAPKGPGTSAGTFYKDKYKHLLGESSGKAAATTTKSNTSYGVVPSENKRDLRSIEETLNDIRKRKRHRPNEDGEGQPEDPGQK